The Primulina tabacum isolate GXHZ01 chromosome 7, ASM2559414v2, whole genome shotgun sequence genome includes a window with the following:
- the LOC142552149 gene encoding protein BRANCHLESS TRICHOME-like codes for MGLLHLAKHKGKRNRWYYWWSRIFKFLQKKRHPILPKNDRVKARLHPMSMEEMMMVMMKIRSHETPSTSVHQHNNHTDFPIKTSSSSPTWKLYENPFYISQQNQTLQHQEHISTDKKQIHRLHLPISSRKIAASFWDLTFIKPFMESELEMAKAQINELKGELECERKELKKMESLNKRLAKELSEERKGRESLERVCGELAKEISSDKGEIVRLKKGIEEERKMLRLAEVIREERVQMKLAEAKILLEEKFTELEVAKKMGAEPSLSSSSEAKQEAGIDNQETHVHTMAVIQKRSSPEAENPHIKRGIKGFVEFPRVVRAIGRRSSKHLSNKLECQKAQLKILLKQKEPVRFGVIAR; via the coding sequence ATGGGCCTACTACACTTAGCAAAGCACAAAGGCAAAAGAAATAGGTGGTATTATTGGTGGTCGAGAATATTTAAGTTTCTTCAAAAGAAAAGGCATCCAATCTTACCCAAAAACGATCGAGTTAAAGCAAGGTTACACCCCATGTCAATGGAGGAGATGATGATGGTGATGATGAAGATAAGAAGCCATGAAACTCCCTCCACTTCTGTTCATCAGCACAACAATCATACCGATTTCCCTATCAAAACTTCAAGTTCTAGTCCAACTTGGAAACTTTACGAAAATCCCTTTTATATTTCTCAACAAAATCAAACGCTGCAGCATCAAGAACATATCTCAACAGATAAGAAACAAATTCACAGGCTCCACCTGCCTATATCCTCGCGTAAAATCGCGGCTTCTTTCTGGGATTTGACGTTTATCAAGCCTTTCATGGAATCTGAACTCGAAATGGCTAAGGCTCAGATCAATGAGCTGAAAGGTGAGCTAGAGTGTGAGCGAAAAGAACTTAAGAAAATGGAGTCTTTGAATAAAAGACTGGCTAAGGAACTGTCGGAAGAGAGGAAGGGCAGAGAATCATTAGAGAGAGTATGCGGAGAGCTAGCTAAAGAAATTTCATCTGATAAAGGAGAGATAGTGAGATTGAAGAAAGGTATTGAAGAAGAAAGGAAAATGCTTCGCCTGGCGGAGGTTATCAGGGAAGAGAGAGTGCAAATGAAACTCGCGGAGGCGAAAATCCTGTTAGAAGAGAAGTTCACTGAGCTGGAAGTAGCTAAAAAGATGGGAGCTGAACCATCTTTATCATCTTCTTCGGAAGCAAAACAAGAAGCGGGGATCGATAATCAAGAAACACATGTTCATACAATGGCGGTTATTCAGAAAAGATCATCTCCAGAAGCCGAAAATCCTCACATAAAAAGAGGGATTAAAGGGTTCGTTGAATTCCCGAGAGTGGTTCGAGCAATTGGGCGCAGAAGTAGTAAGCATCTGAGCAACAAATTGGAATGTCAAAAGGCTCAGTTGAAGATTCTGCTAAAACAGAAAGAGCCTGTGAGATTTGGCGTGATTGCAAGATAA
- the LOC142550803 gene encoding uncharacterized protein LOC142550803 has translation MAEIAIDAVKVLVEKLISVAAEEVGFILGFKNELKKLGQRLRMIQDNLLDEFNYEIIRSKVEIQTQMKQKLCCCFSSSVPSSVAFRSDMGHEIKDVNMKLISINEEASSYGLRSR, from the exons ATGGCTGAAATAGCGATCGATGCTGTTAAAGTTTTGGTGGAGAAGCTCATTTCTGTTGCTGCAGAAGAGGTCGGGTTCATTCTGGGTTTCAAGAATGAACTGAAAAAGCTGGGACAAAGATTGAGAATGATTCAG GACAACTTGCTGGACGAGTTCAATTACGAGATCATACGTAGTAAGGTTGAGATCCAAACTCAAATGAAGCAGAAGCTATGCTGCTGCTTCTCCTCGTCGGTCCCTAGTAGTGTTGCATTTCGTAGTGATATGGGCCATGAGATAAAAGACGTGAACATGAAATTGATAAGTATCAACGAAGAAGCCAGCAGCTATGGTCTTCGAAGCAGGTAG